CGAGCGTCTCCGGCCACTCCGTCTCGGGACGGAGCGTGGTGCAGGGCCGGCCGAGCAGGTAGGCCTCCTTCTGCAGCCCGCCGGAGTCGGTGACCACTCCGACGGAGCCCAGCACCGCGGCGACCATGGCCGCGTACGGCAGCGGACGCCCGGCGTGCAGCGATCCCTGGTTCAGCTTGATGCCGTACTCCTCGGCCCGGGCGAGCAGCCGGGGATGGGCGAGCAGCGCCACCGGCAGGCTCAGTCCGGCCAGCGCCTCGACGAGCCCGGCCAACCGCTCCGGGTCGTCGGTGTTCTCCGCCCGGTGCAGCGTGGCGAGCAGGTACGGCGCGTCGGCGTCGATCCCCTCGGGCAGTACCGGGGTGGGGTGCTGGCCGGCGAGTACGCCGTCCCGGATCCGCAGGCAGACGTCCACCATCACGTCGCCGACCAGCACGGCGCGGCCGGACAGTCCCTCGGCGGCGAGGTGCCGGATGGCCTCCTCGGTCGGCGCGAGCAGCAGGTCGGCGGCGTGGTCGGTGAGGATCCGGTTGTGCTCCTCGGGCATCCGCCGGTTGAAGGAGCGCAGGCCGGCCTCCAGATGGGCAACCGGGAGGTGCAGTTTGACCGCCGAGACCGCACCGGCGAGCGTCGAGTTGGTGTCGCCGTAGACCAGCACCCAGTCCGGCCGCTCGGCGGTGAAGACGGAGTCCAGGGCGGCGAGGATGTTGCCGGTCTGCACGCCGTGGCTGCCGGAGCCGACGCCGAGGTGCACGGCGGGGTCGGGTATTCCGAGGCCGGAGAAGAACACGTCGGAGAGGTCGGCGTCGTAGTGCTGTCCGGTATGCACGATTACGTGTTCGTGCTCGCTGTTCGCGAACGCTGCGGCGATCGGTGCGAGTTTGACCAGTTGGGGACGGGCCCCGACGACACTGACTACCTTCACTGCGGTCTTCTCCTGGCGTGTGGGATAAGGGGGTTTCGCCAGGTCACGAGCGTCGATGGTGCCCGTCGCCCGCACCGGACCGATGTTGTCCGCGGCCCCCTGGCGCCAACACGATACGTCACCCGGCCGCCGGAACACGCTCCTCGACGGTCCGGAACGCCCCCTGGCCACCCGCAACGGTACCCGGCCCCTCGGCATGTCGCCCGGCGGTGCGCGGCGGCTCAGCCGTCGGCGTCCGGGCGGTGGGAACCGTCCGGGGAAGCGGCCCGGCCGTTCCGGCCCGACTGCGGAAACGGCCACATCCGGGGCATCCGCCGGACGGCGTGCACCGGCCGGCGGATCCCCTCCGCCACCACGGCACCGATCTGGAAACTGAGCGACGACTCCAGGGCGGCGACCCGGGCCCGCGACCGGGCGAGTTCGTCCTGAAGCGTCGGCAGCCGGGCGTCCCGGTCGGCCAGTTCCCGTTCCAGTTCGACCACCCGGCGGCGCAGCGGCCGCGAGACCAGGTCGAGGAAGACGTACTCGTTGGCCATCCGGAGCAGGGTGGGCAGCGCCTCGGCGGCCGGGACGTCCGGTTCGTCCCGGGCCCGGCCGCCCGGACCGACCAGGTACGACGGCACGGTCGCCAGCCGCTCCACCCGCTCGACGACGATCGCGCACTGCGCCCCGGGTACCGGAACGCGCTCCACCGGCGCCGCCGCCAGGATCTGGCAGCGGCCGTCCACCAGCGGCCCCAGCAGCCGGTGGTAGGGAAGCTCTCCGATCCGCCAGCCGAGCACCGCGATCAGCCGGGCGCCCGGACGCAGTTCCCGCAGCAGCGGTGCCAGCGCGTCGGGTTCGGCGTGTGCCGGCGCGGTGGGGCCGGGCGCGCAGAGCAGCAGCGTGCCCGCGCCGGGGCCGGACCTCGTCGCCTCGTCGAGCCCGGATCTGCTGTACCGCACCGATTCGGGCAGGCGCAGCGCCTCGCGCAGGTCGATCCGCTCGTCCGTCAGGTCGACGACGTGGTCCACCCCGTCGAGGTGGGCGTGCAGCAGTTCGTGGATCCGCATGACCGTGTCTCGTCCCTTCGTCGGGGGATGACCGCCGAGGTGGCCGCTCAGGCGGTACGGGTGAAGACGTAGAAGCCGATCGGACTGCCCCGGAACCCGTACGGCCGCCAGGCGTCGAACCGCAGGCCGCACTCCGCCAGCAGCGGCAGGTAGCGATCGCGGCCCCGGACCAACTGGTAGTTGCCGTACACCCGGTCGCCGTCGGCGCCCCAGTCGGAGACGACCAGGCGGCCGCCCAGCCGGACCAGCGAGGCCAGGTTCCGCAGTGACCGTTCCCATTCGTGGTGGTCGAGGACGTGGAAGACCACGTCGATCGCGAGCACCACGTCGTAGAGCCACGGGCTGCGCCAGCCGGCGAGCGTCGAGGAGAAGTAGCGGGGGCCGCCACCCTGGGCCCGGCAGTCCGCCAGCGCGGTCGGGCTCGGGTCGATGCCGTCGACCAGGTGCCCGAACCGGGCCAGGGCCCGGCTGAACCAGCCCTTGCCACAGCCGGCGTCCAACAGGAACAGCGGCGCGACCGGGCTGGAGTGCTGCCCGACGACGTCGAGCAGGATGCCGAGCCGCAGGGTGTAGAACATCTGGTTGGTGGCTTCGTCGTACGTCACGTCGCCGCCGGACCGCAGGGCACCCTCCCGCTGGTGCCGGGTGTCCCAGTAGGCGACGGCCTCCTCGGTGGTGAGCATTTCACCCACGATCACCACCCTCCTTCCAGAAATGGGAGGATAGGGCCGGTGTGGTAGAAAACCGGCGTAACTGAACAGGTGACGTTACCAGGGATCGCCGAGATGTCCGTTCGGAGCGCCGTTGCCGTACACTCGCCGGGGCCTTCGGCGGAAGGCGGTCCCGGCCGTTTCCGGCGGCACCGACCCGCCACCTCGGTCCGGGGCGACAACGCCGTCCAGCGACTCGCGGGCCAGCCCGACGACCAGGACGAGGAGAATTCGGTGAGGGTCTCCGCCACCCGAGACGTGGCCATCATCACGCCCTGGTACCCGACCAGACAGGTGCCGTTCGGCGGCGCGTTCGTCCGGGCGATGGTCGAGGCGACCGCGACGGTGCGGGACCGGGCCACGGTCTTCCACTGCGACGGGTGGGGCGCCCCGGTGTCACGGCGCGGGGACCGGGCGATCGTCCAGGCGCACCAGGCGCTGCTGACCCGGGGTGTCCGGAAGACCACCACCGTCACCGGAGCCGACCTGGTCTATCTGCCGGTACCGGTGCACTCCGGTCTCTCGTACGCCGAGGCCGCCCGGCGGCACTCGGCGGCGCTCGGGGTCGTGCTCGGCGGGCGACCGATCGACGCTCCGGTCGTACACGGGCACGTCGGGTTGCGCGGCGGCTGGACGGCACTGGAGAACGCCCGTCCGGACGCCCGGGTCTTCGTGACCGAACACGCGACCTTCCTGCCCGCCGTACTCCGGCAGCCCGACTCCCGGGCGATGTACGACGAGGTGATCCGCCGCGCCGCCGGGTTCTTCGCGGTCGGCGAGGCGGTGCGTTCGGTCCTGGTCGAGGCGTTTCCGCAGCACGCCGAGCGGATCGGGTTCATACCCAACCCGGTGGACTTCGGCGTTGCCCGGCAACGGCCGGTCACCGCGCTGCGCCGCTGGCTGTACGTCGGGTCGCTGAACGAGCGCAAGGGCGTGGCCCTGCTGCTGGAGGCGTTCGCCCGGTGCCGGGCCGACGATCCCGGCCTGACCCTGACGTTCGTCGGTGACGGGCCGCTGCGCGCCAGCCTGACGGCCCGGGCCGCCGCGCTGGGGATCGCCGACGCGGTCACCTTCGCCGGCTTCGTCCTGCCGACCGCGGCGCTGGAACTCATGCACCAGCACGACCTGCTGGTCCACCCGAGCCGCCTGGAGACCTTCGGGATGACGGTGGTGGAGGCGATCGCCGCCGGGATGCCGGTGCTGGTCACCCGCTGCGGAGGGCCGGAGGAGACGCTGGCCGGGATCGAGGACGCCGCGGGCGGGCTGATCGCCGTGGACGACGACCCGGACACCATCGTCGCCGGATACCGGCGGATCCGCGATCGGTTCCCGGAGCAGGTGGACCTGCGGCACGCCCGGGAAGTTCTGGCGGACCGGTACGGCTACCCGTCCGTCGCGCGGGCGCACCGCCGGGCGTGGTTCCCCGATCCGGCGGGGTCCGGTCCGGTCCCGGTCGCGCCGGAAGCCGCCCTCAACTCGATGGAGTGACCGTGCAGGTGTTGTTCTTCGCCCTCGGCGCCCGGCGGATGCGTGCGGTCGCCGACGAGTCCGCCCAGGTCGTCGCCGACGGTGGGCAGGCGGTCGTCCTGATCGACCACGCGAAGCTGTGGCGCAACGTCACCTTCGACCCGGCGGTCCAGGTGGTCGAGCTGTCGGGGATCGAGGCCGACCAGCTGCCGATGAGGATCGGCCACGGCCTGCTCTACGACGTCCCCCGGGGACTGTTCCGGGCGGCGGGTCGGGGGCCGTTGCGGCAGCGGGCCCGGCGTGCCGAGAAGGCGTACGAGTTCCGGCTCGCGGACCGGGTACACCGCAGGGTGCTCGCGCCGTCGTACCGGCTGGTCTGGGGTGGGGTGTCGCAGTCCCTGGTGCACCGGCACGTCCTGGACGGTGCGTCCTTCGACCTCGTCGTCGTGACGGACTCGCCGTCGATGCCGTACGCGGCCCGGCTGCTGGAGCGGTACGGCCCCGACGGATGGAATCCGCAGGTCGCCTTCGGGCTGGACTACGCGGCCGTGGATCCGGACGGGCCGGCCGGGTCGGTCGACTCCGGGCACCGGGAGTGAACGCCCGGAAACCGCCGAACTGCTCCGGACCCCTCGAAGCAGGCGATAGCGGGATGAAGCGCGGCAACTCGGCCGGGACGGTGGGCGGCGGGTTGCCGTACACTCGCCCAGGTCCGCTGGGAGAAGCCCCTGTGGGAGAGGCAGAGACACTCATCATGGACGTGAACGGGGCTGCCGGGGCGCGGCGGTCGGTGGTGCGGCGGCGGGCCACGGAGGCCACCGCGCGATGAGCGAACCGGACGTCAGCGTGGTGGTGGCGGTCTACAACACCATGCCCTACCTCACCAAGTGTCTGAACTCGCTGCTGCGGCAGACCATCGGCCGGGACCGGATCGAGGTCATCGCGGTCGACGACGGGTCCACCGACGGCAGCGGGCGGGAGCTGGACCGCTTCGCCCGGCTCCATCCGGACACCGTCAAGGTGATCCACCAGGCCAACTCCGGCGGACCGGCCGTACCGAGCAACCGGGCGCTGGACCAGGCCACCGGGCGGTACGTCTTCTTCATCGGCGCCGACGACTACCTCGGCTCCGAGGCCCTGGAACGCCTGGTGAAGGCGGCCGACGAGTACGGCTCCGACGTGGTGCTCGGCAAGGCCGTCGGGGTGAACAGCCGCAACATCCACCAGGCGGTCTTCGCCCGCAACGAGGTCGAGATCGGCCTCTTCGACTCGGCGCTGCCCTGGTCGCTGTCGAACACCAAACTCTTCCGGCGTGAGCTGGTCGAGCGCCACCACCTGCGCTACCCGGAGGACATGCCGGTCGGCAGCGACCAGCCGTTCACCCTGGAGGCGTGCTTCCGGGCGAAGCGGATCTCGGTGCTGGCGGACTACGACTTCTACCACGCGGTACGTCGACTCAACGCGCACAACATCACCTACCGCTCCCGACACGTCGAGCGGCTTCGCTGTGCTGAGTCGATCATGAATTTCGTGGCCCAATTGATCGAGCCGGGCGAGCAGCGGGACGCCGTACTCCTGAGGCATTTCACCTGGGAGGTCGCCCGGCTGGTGGAGGACGACTTCCTCCGGCTCGACCGGGGCGCCCAGGAGCAGGTCGCGGCCGGGATCCGGGTGCTGGCCGACGAGTACCTCACCGACCGGATCCGGACCCAGTTGGAGATCGAGCCACGGCTGCGGATCTCCACCGCCCAGCGCGGCACCCTCGACGACCTGCTCGCGGTCATCGCCCAGGACGCCGAACACGGTGTGCCGCCGACGATCGTGGACGGGGTCCGCTGGTACGCCGGCTATCCCGGCTTCCGGGACGCCCGGCTGGACCTGCCGGACAGCTGGTTCGACGTCTCCGACACCGCCGCGGACTGGCTCGCCAGGCTGGAGGCGATCGCCGTCACCTGGGAGACCTGCCCCGACGGCGAGCGGGCCCTGACCGTCACCGCCCGGACCCCGCGTCGGGACCTGGCGTCGCTGACCTCCGGCCCGATCGGGCTCACCGCCGGCGACGTCACCGGTACCACGCTGGAGACCAGCCGGGACAGCGGCGGCAGCACCGTACGTGCCCAGTTCCGGGTGAACCTGCTGCTCGCCGGTGCCGCCGCCGGCGGTGCGCTGCTCTCGGTCCGGTCCCAGCTGACCGCGTTCGGCGGGGTCGGCACCGCGGCGGTGCGGGCACCGACCCGTCCGACCGTGTCACGATTGATGTTCCGCCGGGGGATGCGATTCTTCGTGATCACCCCGACAACGAGTCACCGAGGCCAGCTCGTGATCGCCATCGCACCTGTCACGCCTCGTCGGGTCATGGCCCGACTGCGGCGCAGGCTGCCCCAGGGAGGAAAGTAGTAGGCATGAAAATCTGCGTCGTCGCTCTCGGAAAGATCGGCCTGCCGCTCGCCGTGCAGTTCGCCGACAAGGGGCACTCGGTGGTGGGTGCCGACGTGTCCGAGCGGGTCGTGAAGCTGGTCAACGACGGTGCCGTGCCGTTCCCGGGCGAGGCCGACCTGGACGTCAAGCTCAAGGAGGCGGTGGCGGCGGGCCGGCTCTCCGCCACCACCGACACCACGGCGGCGGTCGCCGAGTCCGAGGCCGTGGTCGTGGTGGTGCCGCTGTTCGTGGACGCCGACGGGGTGCCGGACTTCGGCTGGATGGACGACGCGACCCGGGCGATCGCGGCCGGGCTGAAGCCGGGCACGCTGGTCAGCTACGAGACCACGCTGCCGGTGGGCACCACCCGGAACCGCTGGGCGCCGATGCTGGAGGAGGGTTCCGGCCTGAAGCTGGGCCGCGACTTCACCCTGGTGTTCAGCCCGGAGCGGGTGCTGACCGGCCGGGTCTTCGCCGACCTGCGCCGCTACCCGAAGCTGGTCGGCGGGGTGGACGAGGCCTCGGCCCGGCGTGGCGTGGAGTTCTACGAGGCCGTGCTGGACTTCGACGACCGCCCCGACCTGAACCGCCCCAACGGCGTGTGGGACCTGGGCTCGGCCGAGGCGTCGGAGTTGGCGAAGCTGGCCGAGACGACGTACCGCGATGTCAACATCGGCCTGGCGAACCAGTTCGCCCGGTTCGCCGACACCGTCGGGGTGGACGTCATCAAGGTGATCGAGGCGTGCAACACCCAGCCGTACAGCCACATCCACTCGCCGGGTATCGCGGTTGGTGGCCACTGCATCCCGATCTACCCCCGGATGTACCTCTGGAACGACCCGTCGGCCACCGTCGTACGGTCGGCCCGGGAGGCCAACGCGGCGATGCCGGAGTACGCCGTCGACCTGCTCGCCGCGGCGGTCGGTGACCTGACCGGAGTCGACGTGCTGGTGCTGGGCGCGGCGTACCGGGGTGGGGTCAAGGAGACCGCGTTCTCCGGCGTCTTCCCGACCGTCGAGGCGCTGCGTCGCCGGGGCGCCCGGCCGTACGTCTCGGACCCGATGTACACCAACGACGAGCTGACCGCGCTCGGTCTGCCCGCGTACGCCGGTGAGTCGGTGACCGCCGCGGTGATCCAGGCCGACCACGCCGAGTACCGGACCCTGGGCTCCGCCGACCTGCCCGAGGTCAAGGTGCTGGTCGATGGCCGTCGGGTGACCGACCCGGCCCGGTGGTCCACGGTCCGCCGGGTGGTGATCGGCGGCTGAACCCGCCGTACGACGACCGCGAGCCCTGGCCGATTCCGATTCGGCCAGGGCTCGTGTCGTCTACGGGTGCCGGACGCCTTCCCGGCCGACGATCAGGTCAGTGCGTCTCGGCGTCGGCCAGGGCCGGCGGGCGCTCCGGGTCCCGCGAGACCACCTCGCCACGGGCGTTGACCCAGCCCCTCGGCCGGGCCGGGTTGCCGACCACCAACTGGTACGGGGCGACGTCCCGGGTGACCACCGAACCCGCGGCGATCATGGCGTACGCGCCGATCTCGACACCGCAGACGATGGTCGCGTTCGCGCCGATCGACGCACCCTTGCGGATCAGCGTCGGAGTGATCTCCCAGTCGGCATTCTGTGCGCGCGGCCGCAGGTCGTTGGTGAACACCGCGCACGGGCCGACGAAGACCTCGTCCTCGATCGTCACGCCCTGGTAGACGGAGACGTTGTTCTGGATCTTCACCAGGTCGCCGACCACGACGTTCGCGTCCACGTAGACGTTCCGCCCGATGACGCAGTCGGCGCCCAGCCGGGCGGAGGAGCGGACGTGGGCGAGATGCCAGATCTTGGTACCGGCACCGATCTGGGCACCCTGGTCGACCTCGGCCGAGGGGTGTACGAAGACCGTGGCGGGCAGGGAAGAAGTCTCGTTCATCGCTCGATTCACCGGCTCGGAGGAGGATCTCCGGGCTCGCGGAGATGCGTCCCGGAGCTGGTCGAGGCCCGTCATCGGCGAAGCCTCGCGGTCGTGCCGAAGCATAGCCGGCGGATCGGGCGCTCCCGGCGCTCGGGGCGGTACGGAGCGGCCGGAAAGCGGCACGTCGTCACGCGGGGCGTACCCCCGTTAGCCCACCCAGCGTGACGACGTCCTCTCCCGTCGGGTCCGGTGCCGCGCCCCCGGCCGGTCCGGTCCCGACTGCTCTACCGGGTGAGTCCCGTCGAATCACGAACGAACGGGCCACGGTCGGGTTGACCGGTGGAACCACCGGCGGCGGGACGGTGCCGGTCCGATCCGCCGGAGCGGCGCCGGTGGACGCCGTACCGGGCCGGCACGTTGGCACGGCCCATTGTGGACGAACCTGCCGGGTGGGGTCGCCCATTTTCGGTGGCTCGCTCCGGTCGGAGGCGGATCCTGGTCGGGTCTTTCGCCACCGCATCCCCGTTCGGGCCCCGGTGTGACCCTCGGAAGTCCGGCGACGCTGGCCAGGCGGGACGGACCAGCGGTGGCACCCACTTGTGCTGGCGAAAATGCCTCGGCTACCGTCGGCTGCGCCGCCCGGGCCAAGATCGGACGGCGTTGACGAGGCGAGGCGAGGACGACCCATGCGGCTGGCGAATCTGGCGGGACGACTGGTGGTGCTGACCGACGACGGGTCCGCCGTCGATGTGGCGACGGCGAGCGGAGGACGGTTCGGGCCGGATCCGCAGGACGCCTACGACCGCTGGGCGGAGTTCGTCGACTGGGCGGCCGGCCTGGACCGGTCGAGCGGTGCGGTTCCGGTGTCGGAGGCGGAACTGGGACCGGTGGTACCCCGGCCCCGGCAGATCTTCGCCATCGGGCTGAACTACCGGGACCACGCCGCCGAGTCCGGGCTTCAACTGCCGGCCCAGCCGATGGTCTTCACGAAGTTCGCGTCCTGCCTGAGCGGACCGTTCGGGGACATCCCGCTTTCCGGCGACCGGGTGGACTGGGAGGTCGAGCTGGTCGTGGTGATCGGCCGTACCGCCCGCGGGGTGGCCCCGGCACAGGCCTGGGACCACGTGGCCGGCCTCGCGGTCGGCCAGGACCTCTCCGACCGGGCGGTGCAGATGCTCGGCACGCCACCGCAGTTCAGCCTCGGCAAGTCGTTCCCCGGCTTCGGACCGGTGGGCCCGTGGCTCAGCACCCTCGACGAGGTTCCGGATCGGGAGGACCTGACCCTGGAGTGTGCCGTCAACGGCGAGACCGTGCAGTCCGGCAGCACCCGGGAGATGGTCTTCGGGATCCCGGAGCTGATCAGCTACCTGTCCGGGGTGTGCCCGCTGCTGCCCGGGGACCTGATCTTCACCGGCACCCCGGCCGGGGTCGGGATGGGCCGGAAACCCGCCCGCTACCTCGCGGTCGGCGACGTCCTGGAGACCCGGATCAGCGGACTCGGCGCGATGCGGCACCACATCGTCGCGCCGTCCTGACCCGACGCTCCGGCCGCCCTTGCCGGGCCGGAACCGATCCGGCCGCCGTGGCTGCGGCTGATCCGGAACGGTTTCCGGCTCAGCCGGGTGGCTGGATCGGCGTACTCGGCTGGTAGATCCGGTGGTTGCCGATCTCGGTCACCGTCGCGGTGGCACCCCGGCGCCGCAGCAGGGCCTGGAACGCGGCCTCCGCCGGCCCGCCGACGGCGAAGACGAAGGCCGGCCGGGCCGCCGCACGCACCCGTTCCGGGTACGGCCGGTAGCGGTTCTGCCCCGGCCGCAGGTTGTCGCCGAGCACCGCGCAGCTGACCCGTTCCCGGGCGTTGAAGACGAGCCGGTTGCAGGTCCAGTACTCGCCGTACACCCGGTCGAGGCCCGCTCGGCGCAGCGTCGTCGCCAGCTCCCGGAACTGCCGCTCCTCGGCGCGGATGGTCGGGATCTCGCCGATCAGCTGCGCGGTGGCGCCGAGCAGGAAGGCGACCAGCAGGGCGAGCGCCGTCGCGGCGAACACTCCGGCGACCCGGGCCAGGGGTTTCGCGCTCACCCGAGCGGCCCAGCGGGCGACCAGCCAGAGCGGCCAGAGCACCGCCGGAAGCGAGATCTGCAGGATCGACAGGTAGCGGGCGCTGGCCAGCGGCGCGGTCGCGGCGAGAGCACTGCGGGCGTACGCGGCCAGGGTCAGCGCGGCGGCGACGAGCAGGGCGAGTTGGGTGACGTACCGGATCCGGCCGGTTCCCGGCGACCGGCCGGACCCGTCGTCGGTCCGCTCGGCCCGGTGCCGCAGCCCGAAAACCGCCAGGACCAGCGCGACCAGCAGCAGCGCCAGGTACAGCCAGCCCCACCACATCTGCCACGGCTGGCAGCGTTCCGGCGGGCAGAGCCCGGTCGCCAGTGGTACGCCGAGCAGCACCGCGCCGTGCAGCCGGTCCACCGCCGAGGTCACCACCGCGTCGCCCTCGCTGACCTGCATCAGCACCGAGACCGAGTCCTGGCCGGGCGGTGCGGTCAGGTTGTCGACGATCAGCGGCGCGACGCCGAGCAGGAAGCCACCGACCAGCACGAGTCCGGCCCGGCCGAACAGTTCCCGCCAGCAGCCGAACAGCAGCACCCCGAACGCGGTGACCAGGTACGGCAGCACCAGCCAGTCGTCCCAGACGCAGAGCCCGGAGATCACACCGAAGAGCCCGAACGCCGGCCAGCGGTGCCGGAGCCGCCGCTGGCCGAGGGCGAGGGCGATCAGCAGCAGGCCGACGACGGCGGGTTTGATCTCCGGACGACCGCCGACCGCGGTGATCTGGTCCCGGACCACCCGTTCCGAGCCGAGCGCCAGCAGACCGACGGTGAACGTGGCCAGCCAGGGGGAGTAGAGGTGACGGGTGAGCCGGTAGGTCAGGTAGACGAAGGCCGCGTACAGGAACAGCAGCGGCAGCCGCAGCAGGCTCCAGCTCGGGCCGAACAGGACGAACAGCGGGGCGGCGAGATAGCTCTCCACGGTGCCCATGTAGTGCTGCCCGTACAGGAAGACCGGCAGTTCGCGGCCCTGTGCGATGTGCAGCGCGGCCAATCCGAAGGTGGCCTCGTCGCTGTTCGATCCCGGCACCGTGAGCAGGATCAGCGCCAGCCGGTAGCCGGCCCCGAGCAGGCCGAGGCCGAGCGCCACCAGTGCTGGCCGGTCGAGCGATCGGACCAGCCGACCGCCGCGCGGCATCGCCACCGACACGACCAACGCCCCCGTCGTCGTCCCGTTTCGAAGTCTTCCACAGCGGCAGCGCACGGGCGGCCGGATCGGGACAGGCCGGAGTGGCCGTCCGGTGCGGGAGTTGATCTCGTTCAGCGACGGTCCGACTCCATCCGGTCGACCTGTCGATCCGGTCGGCGCCGACTAGTCGATCTGTCGTGGCCCGGCCCGGAGGTCTGTGGCAGGGTGTCAAGGTGTCGCTGATACCCGCCGGTCCGCCGCCCCTGCCTCGGTTGCACCGGGCGGCCCGGATCGAGGACGCGGTGCACCAGTTCATCGAGCGTCGGCTGGGGCAGGGCGGGTGGGACGTCACGATCGTCCCGTACGCCGGCTACGGCGGGCCGGGCTGGGTCCGGGTACTCGGCCGGGTGCTGCTGACCCGGCTTCGTCGCCGTCCCCGCCGCGGACCCGAGAAGCTGCGCGGTTGGCGTACCTTCGCGACCCTGCCGGTGCAGCACGCACCGGTGGTGATCGAGGCGGGTGGCAGCCGGCACGAGGCTCGGGCCGACCGTAGCGGGTTCATCGACCTCGTCCTGGACACCGAACTGGCGCCGGGCTGGCAGAGCGTACGGCTGAGCAGTCCCGGTGCCGAACCGGTCGACGCGCCGGTCCGGATCGTCGACCCCGACCTGCGGATCGGTGTCGTGTCGGACATCGACGACACGGTGATGGTCACCGCGCTGCCCCGTCCGCTGCTCGCCGCCTGGAACACGTTCGTGCTGGACGAGCACGCCCGGATGGCGGTACCGGGAATGGCGGTGCTGTACGAACGCCTGGTCAACGCGCACCCCGGCGCGCCGGTGCTCTATCTGTCCACCGGTGCCTGGAACGTCGCGCCGACCCTGACCCGGTTCCTGTCCCGCCATCTGTATCCGGCCGGCCCGCTGCTGCTGACCAACTGGGGCCCGACGGCCGACCGCTGGTTCCGCAGCGGGCGGGAGCACAAGCGGGCCACCCTGGAGCGACTGGTCCGGGAGTTCCCCGAGATCCGGTGGCTGCTGATCGGCGACGACGGGCAGCACGACCAGGAGATCTACGCCGAGTTCGCCGCGGACCATCCGGACAACGTGGCCGGGGTGCTGATCCGCCGGCTCTCCCCGACCCAGGCGGTGCTGGCCGGTGGTTTCCCGGCCCCGGTCGAGAACAGCGACGAAGGTACCCCCACCGCCGGCCTGCTCGGCGAGCGGTGGTTGTGCGCCCCCGACGGCGCCGGACTGTGGCGGCTGCTCCGGGAGGCCAACCTGGTCTGAGCCGGCCCGCCGGTCAGGACCGTTCGTCGTCCGTGCGGCGACGTTCGCGGCGGCCTCTCGCGATCTCGGTGCCGAGGGCGTCCAGGCGTTGGGTCCAGAAGCCCCGGTACCGGTCCAGCCACCGGTCGATCTCGCGCAGCGGGGTCGGGTCCACCGCGTAGAGCCGCCGGGTACCCACCGCCCGTACGGTGGTGAAGCCGTTCTCCCGGAGTACCCGCAGGTGCTGCGAGACGCCCGGTTGCGAGATTCCGAACTCCTCCTGCACCACCGCGCTCACCTCGCCCGCCGGGCGTTCGCCGTCGGCGAGCAGTTCCAGGATCCGCCGCCGGACCGGGTCGCCGAGAACGTCGAACGCGTGCACGTACGCCATCCTTTCAGCGTCCACTTATATAAGTAAAGTCTAACCTGGCTCCGGCGCCGCCGGAGATCACGGCCGCCGAGCCGCCCGGGCCGGGCCGGGGTCGGCCCGGACGACCCTACCGGCCAGGGTCCGGGGTGGATCACCACCGGTACGCCGGCTGCCGGTCGGTGGTGGTAGACAGGTCCGATGCGGCTCCGCCTGATCCAGATCGACGCCTTCGCCGACCGGGTGTTCCAGGGCAACCCGGCGGCGGTGATGCCCCTGCCGTCCTGGCTGCCCGACCCCGTCCTGCAGGACATCGCCGCGGAGAACAACCTGTCGGAGACCGCGTTCTACGTCGCCGAGCTGCCGCCGGAGGCAGACCCGCCGCCGGACGTCCCCGCGTACCACCTGCGCTGGTTCACCCCGGCGGTCGAGGTCGAC
The nucleotide sequence above comes from Plantactinospora soyae. Encoded proteins:
- a CDS encoding App1 family protein, with translation MSLIPAGPPPLPRLHRAARIEDAVHQFIERRLGQGGWDVTIVPYAGYGGPGWVRVLGRVLLTRLRRRPRRGPEKLRGWRTFATLPVQHAPVVIEAGGSRHEARADRSGFIDLVLDTELAPGWQSVRLSSPGAEPVDAPVRIVDPDLRIGVVSDIDDTVMVTALPRPLLAAWNTFVLDEHARMAVPGMAVLYERLVNAHPGAPVLYLSTGAWNVAPTLTRFLSRHLYPAGPLLLTNWGPTADRWFRSGREHKRATLERLVREFPEIRWLLIGDDGQHDQEIYAEFAADHPDNVAGVLIRRLSPTQAVLAGGFPAPVENSDEGTPTAGLLGERWLCAPDGAGLWRLLREANLV
- a CDS encoding acyltransferase, translated to MNETSSLPATVFVHPSAEVDQGAQIGAGTKIWHLAHVRSSARLGADCVIGRNVYVDANVVVGDLVKIQNNVSVYQGVTIEDEVFVGPCAVFTNDLRPRAQNADWEITPTLIRKGASIGANATIVCGVEIGAYAMIAAGSVVTRDVAPYQLVVGNPARPRGWVNARGEVVSRDPERPPALADAETH
- a CDS encoding fumarylacetoacetate hydrolase family protein, with product MRLANLAGRLVVLTDDGSAVDVATASGGRFGPDPQDAYDRWAEFVDWAAGLDRSSGAVPVSEAELGPVVPRPRQIFAIGLNYRDHAAESGLQLPAQPMVFTKFASCLSGPFGDIPLSGDRVDWEVELVVVIGRTARGVAPAQAWDHVAGLAVGQDLSDRAVQMLGTPPQFSLGKSFPGFGPVGPWLSTLDEVPDREDLTLECAVNGETVQSGSTREMVFGIPELISYLSGVCPLLPGDLIFTGTPAGVGMGRKPARYLAVGDVLETRISGLGAMRHHIVAPS
- a CDS encoding ArsR/SmtB family transcription factor, translating into MHAFDVLGDPVRRRILELLADGERPAGEVSAVVQEEFGISQPGVSQHLRVLRENGFTTVRAVGTRRLYAVDPTPLREIDRWLDRYRGFWTQRLDALGTEIARGRRERRRTDDERS